DNA from Ensifer canadensis:
CGCATCAGCAGTGGCTTGTGCAGTCCTATCTCTTCGGCGACCTGTTCGACATAGCCCGGTGTAGCGACCGCCCCGCGAAGCTCCGCGATCAGAACCGCAACATTGCCGGGTGCCGACACCACGAGTGTGAAGCAAACCAGGGACGCCATGAACAGAAGGACCAGGGAATGCTTCAGCCGCTTGCTGATGAAGTGGATCAAAGTACCCTCCTCCTACTCGGCCAGCAGAATGTTTTCGTAGGGCATGTCGTATTCGGTGACCGGGCTGCTGAAGCCATGGAGCCGCTTGGAATGCGCCCAGATGCTCGGCACGTAGACCAGCGGCGCAATCGCGTCGTTGTCCCGCAGCCAGTCATAGACCTTCTGAATGGTCGGCTGGATCTGATCGCCGGTCGCGGCCATCGCCGCATTGATCAACGGATCGAGGTTGACCGGATCGGTGACCAGCTTGCCCTCGACGTCGTTGTGGAAGGTCGACAGGCACAGTCCGACGATCGAGCCGAACGGATCGTAAGGTGCGCCATAGGTCAGGAAGAAGCCGAGATCGTACTTCTGTTCGAGCATGTCCGTGTGCTTGGAGGCATGGTCAACCGAGCGGATGACGAGGTCGATACCGATCTCCTTCATCTCGGACTGGATGACCTCGGCAATCACACGTGATCCCGGCACGGCGTCCGGGCTGACGACCAATTCGAGCGTCAGCGGCTTGCCGTTCTTGGATCGGATGGGGCTTCCCGTCCAGCCGGCCTTTTCGAGCAGCGCCGATGCGGCCGCAGCATCCCGGACAGGTGCATCACTTTGCGTTCCGGCATAAGGCAAGGCGCCCGAGAACATGTTGCCGGCGGGCTTGGCGTAGCCATGGTAAAGCACCTTGGAAATCGCGGCGCGATCGATGCCGATGCTGACGGCCTTGCGCACTTGCGGATCCTTGAGCGCCTCAGCACGGTCGGGATTATAGGCCATCACCAGCGTGACGTTGCCCGGATCGACGACGACGTTGAAACCGGCCGCCTCAAGCTGCTTGCCCTCTTCCGGGGTCAAGGGCGCGATCCAGAACCCGCCGATCAGGTCGAGTTCCTCGGCACGCAATGCCGCAACCCGCGAACGGGCATCAGGGATAACCTTGGCTTCAAGGCGTTCATAGGACGGCAATTCGCCCCAGTAGCCTTCGTGATGCTCGAAGACGCTCTGGGTGTCGTCCGCGCTGATCTGACGCCACGGCCCGGTACCCACAGGCTCCTTGAACTTGCCGTCGGCACCTACGGATTTAGGCGACAGGAAGCGCGTCGGCCGCGTGTAGGAAAGTTCCTGCATGAGCGCGAGCACCGGCTCCTTGAAATGCAGGGTGACGTGGTAGTCGTCGACCACGTCGAGCGACTGGAAGTGCTTTGAGCAATTCATCCAGCTGAACTGGTCGATGCCCATCCAGCGCTCGAGATTCCATTTGCACGCGGCAGCGTCGAACTTGGTGCCGTCCTGGAATGTCACGCCCTCGCGCAACGTCAGATGCAGCGTCTTGCCGCCGTCTTCGATCTTCCAGTCGGTTGCCAGGCAAGGTTCGATCTGACCGCCCTTGCCGTATTTCACGAGCGGCTCGAACATGAGGTCCTGAATGGCCCAGATCGCGTAGTGACTCTGCGGATCGAGATTGCCGGCAGGCTTGGCGATGGCAACCCTGAGCGTGCCGGCGGCACCTTGCGCATAAACGATTTTCGACAAAGCACCCTGCGCCATGGCCAAGCCGATAGCGCCGGCCGTCCCTTGCAGGAACGTACGTCTATTTACTGACATGAGTTTTTTCTCCTCTTTGGCGCTCCCTGCGCCCGCCTAGACACCGCGGCCTCCACGCCGTTTTGTATAGACAAATTGACTGTGTCATGTATACAATCTTGCGTCAAGATCGCATTTTAGATTGTCGACATTTTAGCCGACAAAGCGGTATGCAGACGAGAATTGGGATGAGAATGCGCTGGCACAACCGACGTTATCGTCGCGTTTCGCCCGCGACGAAACGCTGTTGGCGCGAATCCTGGCAGCTGCGACGCCATTCCACCTCAACAATATCGGCAGAACTTGTATACAATGCGAGTGGAGTTGAATGCTGACGAGACCATCGGCTTCCGGAAGAAGGAGGCCGCACAATAAGGTGCGCTGATCGGCGTTGCCCGCCCGATAGGCAGGCCCAAGATAAATGCGCGGGCCGAGTTCGGTCGCCGCAATCGTTCATGTGTGGTTTTGGATGGAATCTCGACAACGGCGGCCTGCGTATGCGGCCGCCGTTGGTATCATCAAGCGTATCGTAGCCGTTGCAGGAATGGGAGCGCTCGCAACGGCGGGTCGGCCTCAGGCTTTGCCGATACTGCCGAACACCAGACGCCCCTGGTGGAAGGTGGCGGTGCGCGCCGGCACGCGAGCCACCGCCTCCGCGGAGCAACTCGCACCGACAAGCGTGAAGGCGGCGTCATCTCCGGCAATTGGCCAGGCGCGTTTGCCTTCATCATCCAACGGCAAAACGCCGCCGGTGGCGATGGCCATGGCCCGTGACAAGTGGAACTCATCCGACCCGCGATAAAGCTGCGCGTAGAAATAGGCCTTTTCCAGCATGTCGCCGCTGCCGAACGGCGACCAGTGATCGATGACACTATCCGTTCCGGTCATCACGAACACGCCCGCCTTGCTCAATTGTGGCAATGGCATCATCAGAGCACCAAGCGGGACCGTCGAGGCGATCGTCATCTGATTTTCCGCCAGGCGGGAGGCAGTCTCCTCCAATGCTTCAGGAGCCAGTGTAGTCAGGGCAAAGGCATGACTGATGGTTACCTTGCCACGCAGCGCGGGATTCTTCTCCGTGGTCTCGATCATGTAGTTGATCGCCGCCATCCCCGCCGGACTGGTTTCATGCAGGTGGATGTCTACCCCTTTGCCGGTATCGAGGGCAATCTGGAACATGGCGTCGAGTGACTTCTCCATCGCCCCATCGACATTGGTCGGATCGAGCCCGCCGACATAGTGCACGCCCATCTGCATCGCTTCGCGCATCAAGCCGTCGACCTTGGAATGCAACAAACCGTGTTGTGGGAAGGCGACAATCTCGCAGACGAAGTCATCGCGGTGATTTTCCAGCGCGCGCTGCAGGTGTTCAAGGCTTTTCAGGCCACTGACCGGATCGATGTTGCAATGGCTCCGCGCGACGGTGCTCCCCTTGGATTGAAGCAGCGCGATCAGGCCCTCGGCTCGCTGCTGCGAGGTGGGCAATAATTGGGGGATCAGCTTTTCTTCCAGCGCAATCATGTCCATGATGGTCTTGCCTTGGCGCGGCCGCGGCGCCTGCCAGGGACCACCGTAAAAGGTCTTGTCCAAATGGATGTGCATATCGCGCATGGCCGGCAGCATCAGTTGGCCATGCGCCTGATAGCGCGCGACACCGCTGGGCAGCGTTGCGTTCGCGGGATGAAGCGCGGCGATCTTGCCGTCCTTGATCTCGACGGTGTACAGCGCGGTGCGGG
Protein-coding regions in this window:
- a CDS encoding nickel ABC transporter substrate-binding protein, translated to MSVNRRTFLQGTAGAIGLAMAQGALSKIVYAQGAAGTLRVAIAKPAGNLDPQSHYAIWAIQDLMFEPLVKYGKGGQIEPCLATDWKIEDGGKTLHLTLREGVTFQDGTKFDAAACKWNLERWMGIDQFSWMNCSKHFQSLDVVDDYHVTLHFKEPVLALMQELSYTRPTRFLSPKSVGADGKFKEPVGTGPWRQISADDTQSVFEHHEGYWGELPSYERLEAKVIPDARSRVAALRAEELDLIGGFWIAPLTPEEGKQLEAAGFNVVVDPGNVTLVMAYNPDRAEALKDPQVRKAVSIGIDRAAISKVLYHGYAKPAGNMFSGALPYAGTQSDAPVRDAAAASALLEKAGWTGSPIRSKNGKPLTLELVVSPDAVPGSRVIAEVIQSEMKEIGIDLVIRSVDHASKHTDMLEQKYDLGFFLTYGAPYDPFGSIVGLCLSTFHNDVEGKLVTDPVNLDPLINAAMAATGDQIQPTIQKVYDWLRDNDAIAPLVYVPSIWAHSKRLHGFSSPVTEYDMPYENILLAE
- a CDS encoding amidohydrolase family protein — translated: MLEQTLSQSRRAFLGQTGKLTTACAVVGLTGGLAHEVSANTAEPVAEIGANMLTDRHYLLADVRLEEGFEYDGDTVIGTRTALYTVEIKDGKIAALHPANATLPSGVARYQAHGQLMLPAMRDMHIHLDKTFYGGPWQAPRPRQGKTIMDMIALEEKLIPQLLPTSQQRAEGLIALLQSKGSTVARSHCNIDPVSGLKSLEHLQRALENHRDDFVCEIVAFPQHGLLHSKVDGLMREAMQMGVHYVGGLDPTNVDGAMEKSLDAMFQIALDTGKGVDIHLHETSPAGMAAINYMIETTEKNPALRGKVTISHAFALTTLAPEALEETASRLAENQMTIASTVPLGALMMPLPQLSKAGVFVMTGTDSVIDHWSPFGSGDMLEKAYFYAQLYRGSDEFHLSRAMAIATGGVLPLDDEGKRAWPIAGDDAAFTLVGASCSAEAVARVPARTATFHQGRLVFGSIGKA